Proteins encoded within one genomic window of Halodesulfurarchaeum formicicum:
- a CDS encoding NAD(P)/FAD-dependent oxidoreductase gives MTDHQVAVVGAGLAGLETARLLAEAGRDVAVYEADSSVGGRIRTDKRDGYTLDRGFQVLFTAYPEARRALDFDELDLERFPPGAIICRANHRGVVADPLRDPVGGLETAFSTDLSIGDKLRVLRLRQALSGRSREDIYAGTDESIESLLDRLGFSERFVDSFARPFYGGITLDRSLATSARVFEFTFKMLTAGAAAIPAAGMQAIPEQLARRAREHGAEIETNTPVETIDGTGPVTLEIDGESITADTAVVAAGPRASHSLTGIDAIPTQGRGVLTQYFSLPGGNPIGEQARIHLHADGDAPNQVVNLSAVAPSYAPDDEILLSASTPGQPEVDHETLAEDTRRALQSWYPAASFEALELLDTVQVSFAQFEQPPGVHESLPSVTEPAGAVFLAGDYTEDSSINGALRSGRLAAAAVLDSS, from the coding sequence ATGACAGACCATCAGGTCGCCGTCGTCGGGGCCGGGCTGGCCGGGCTCGAAACTGCGCGGCTGCTCGCCGAAGCCGGTCGGGACGTTGCCGTTTACGAGGCCGACTCGTCAGTCGGCGGTCGTATCAGGACCGATAAACGAGACGGCTACACCCTCGATCGTGGGTTCCAGGTACTCTTTACGGCCTACCCGGAGGCTCGACGGGCACTGGATTTTGACGAGTTAGATCTCGAACGGTTCCCGCCAGGTGCGATTATCTGCCGGGCGAACCATCGCGGCGTGGTAGCCGACCCGCTTCGAGACCCAGTCGGTGGGCTTGAGACTGCCTTCTCGACTGACCTTTCCATTGGAGACAAACTCCGAGTACTTAGACTCAGACAGGCCCTGTCGGGGCGCTCTCGCGAGGACATCTACGCCGGGACGGACGAATCGATCGAGTCACTGTTGGACCGACTCGGGTTCTCCGAGCGGTTCGTGGATTCGTTCGCGCGTCCCTTCTACGGGGGAATCACGCTCGACCGCTCGCTTGCCACCTCGGCGCGGGTCTTCGAGTTTACGTTCAAGATGCTCACAGCGGGGGCCGCCGCGATTCCGGCTGCGGGCATGCAGGCGATCCCGGAGCAACTCGCACGCCGTGCCCGGGAGCACGGTGCAGAGATCGAGACGAACACACCGGTCGAGACAATCGACGGCACCGGGCCGGTGACGCTCGAAATCGACGGGGAATCGATCACGGCCGATACCGCCGTCGTCGCTGCTGGGCCACGAGCGAGTCACTCGTTGACCGGTATCGATGCCATTCCAACCCAGGGCCGTGGCGTCCTCACACAGTACTTCTCGCTTCCGGGTGGGAACCCGATTGGCGAGCAGGCCCGGATTCATCTGCACGCCGACGGCGATGCCCCCAACCAGGTCGTGAACCTCTCCGCGGTCGCACCGTCGTATGCTCCCGACGACGAAATTCTCCTGAGTGCGAGCACGCCCGGGCAACCGGAAGTCGATCACGAGACCCTTGCCGAGGATACCCGTCGGGCCCTCCAATCCTGGTATCCCGCCGCCTCCTTCGAGGCGCTGGAGTTGCTCGACACCGTTCAGGTGTCCTTCGCGCAGTTCGAACAGCCACCGGGGGTCCACGAGTCGCTGCCGTCGGTCACCGAACCGGCAGGGGCAGTCTTCCTTGCTGGGGACTATACCGAGGACTCCTCGATCAACGGCGCGTTACGGAGCGGCCGCCTGGCGGCCGCAGCCGTCCTCGACTCCTCGTAG